A region from the Gammaproteobacteria bacterium genome encodes:
- a CDS encoding prepilin-type N-terminal cleavage/methylation domain-containing protein, with protein MKKAQGFTLIELIIVIIILGILAVTAAPKFIDLSGDAKASVMQAIKGSVNSSVASIHAKALIAGETAKEGDVTINKEVYRVIYGYPSREDDGVGDGTEIGKGFPLGELVDFDDTVISYSQNTSKMGVFQHLSAADGETCRVTYVNATADAPPIVTAILTGC; from the coding sequence ATGAAAAAAGCACAAGGTTTTACCTTAATAGAATTAATCATCGTTATTATCATTCTTGGTATTTTAGCGGTTACTGCCGCGCCTAAATTTATTGACCTGAGCGGTGATGCTAAAGCGTCGGTAATGCAAGCGATTAAAGGCAGTGTTAACTCTTCGGTAGCAAGCATTCATGCTAAGGCGTTAATTGCAGGGGAAACTGCTAAAGAGGGGGACGTTACAATAAATAAGGAAGTATATCGTGTTATTTATGGTTACCCTAGTAGAGAAGACGACGGTGTGGGTGACGGAACTGAGATTGGTAAGGGCTTCCCTCTTGGTGAATTAGTTGATTTCGATGACACTGTAATTTCATATAGCCAAAATACTAGCAAGATGGGCGTTTTCCAACATCTAAGTGCGGCAGATGGTGAAACCTGTAGAGTAACCTATGTTAATGCAACAGCTGATGCGCCCCCTATAGTGACAGCTATATTGACTGGTTGTTAA